From a region of the Plasmodium malariae genome assembly, contig: PmUG01_00_31, whole genome shotgun sequence genome:
- the PmUG01_00057600 gene encoding Plasmodium exported protein, unknown function, producing MIIFFIRAFIFSCLIWIFKYSDESNIYDKTRNKELNRNNILNIKYSRLLSTEISASLEDKHKCLKEKIYDLKGKSIASFEKKPYALKQNNLFQEEDNESIYDDNTYQEELNYFMPRIKPQKLGASNVKHNLKEKSSTLKYYNNIQNRKNLHESLKNLYSENDSSLDHISSSNKRNRIINEDKTNWSYKYNHKHPIISGIFFLPIMLMIIIFSPCIGTFMLHRYIRKRQK from the exons atgatcatcttttttattagagcctttattttttcctgtcTAATATGGATATTCAAATATTCTGACGAG TCAAATATCTACGATAAAACTCGGAACAAGGAATTGAACAgaaataacatattaaatattaaatatagcaGATTGTTAAGCACTGAAATAAGTGCATCGCTGGAAGATAAacataaatgtttaaaagaaaaaatatatgatttaaaaGGCAAAAGTATTGcatcatttgaaaaaaaaccATATGCattaaagcaaaataacCTTTTTCAAGAAGAAGATAATGAATCAATATACGATGATAATACGTATCAAGAAGaattgaattattttatgccACGTATAAAACCTCAAAAACTTGGAGCTTCTAACGTTAagcataatttaaaagaaaaatcttctacattaaaatattataataatattcagAACAGAAAAAACCTACACgaatctttaaaaaatttgtactCAGAGAATGATTCATCTTTAGACCACATCAGCTCAAGTAATAAACGTAATCGTATTATTAATGAAGATAAAACTAATTGgagttataaatataatcataaaCATCCAATAATATCTGGAATTTTCTTCTTACCTATTATGttaatgataattatattttcgcCGTGCATTGGGACTTTTATGTTGCATCGTTATATCCGAAAACgccaaaaataa